In Capricornis sumatraensis isolate serow.1 chromosome 2, serow.2, whole genome shotgun sequence, the DNA window AATAGTAATAAATGTTGCTCAGAACTATTCATGACATAAGCCTTATTTTCAGTGATACAGCTTTAATGGAAAACCAGACATCTGGATTTGGGGAAATGGCCATGTGGTTTTCTTCTGGTTAGacagcctggatttgaatcctgcctTCAATATGGCTAGTGTCTAACCTCACAAGacgattgtgaggattaaatgattaaTGCCTTTATAGTGTTTACACTAGTGCCTGACTGTTCTAAACAGTTAAATTCATTAacacaataaatgttagcttaTTGGTTTTTAAGGTGCTAGTTTTATTGTAGATACTGTTATTTCCCAAGGACCTCAAAGTTAGCCTCACTTACTAAGAAAAGCATGGTGTGAAAAGAGTCAAAACACTGAATGGTTCATCAGAGAAAAGTGGAGGAGAGTTAAGAAGCAAGAGCAGTGCACAGGGAATTCAGTCGGGATAAAAGCCTAAAGGCTGACTGTTCGGTTACAGCAGAGGCAATCCGGTGCTGTCAGTCGTTAGTCTCTGTGAAGGACTGAAAAATGGTAGAGAAAACCTTCTCTAACTACACTCATAATTTTGAGAAATTAAATAGGAGCTCTTATTTGTAGtacaggaaaaaagagaagaaaaaagtaaaacagattCTAACTGAAGAGGTTTGGCCATCCATCAGAGACTTTTCAGAAAAGTCTGATTTTTCTAATCAGATCTGAGGTTGATTGAATAACAGGAGGACTGAGAGAGGAGCATCAGACCAAGGAAGAGTGTTGGATGCTGCTGGCTTATGTAGTCCTCAGACTCGGCTACTGCCTTGTTCTCAGAAATCAATGTGTGTTTTGTATGGAGTGTTCTGGCCTTTAAGAGTTGTGACCCTTAGGTACAAAAAATAGAGGCAGTTCAGGAAGGTAAGTGCTGAAAATTACTTCCATTTTAAGGTCCTGACTTGACCACAgtgtaaataagtaagtaaagtcactcagtcgtgtccaactttttgtgaccctatggactgcagcccaccaggctccttagtccatgggattctccaggcaagagtactggagtgggttgccatttccttctccaggggatcttcccgacccagggattgaacccgggtctcccacattggaggcagacgctttaacctctgagccaccagggaagcactgaccACAGTGTAAGTCAGTTTAAATGTTTTGAGCGTGTCAGCCCATCAGATTGACCAATGAAATCACAGGAAGCTATGTTGTAGACTAGTTCTTAATTGATACACTTTCTGCCTTCTGTCCCAGGATCCCAACCAGGATACATTACATTTAGTTGGCATGTTTCCATAGGCACCTCTTGGCAGTGACAGAGTTCTGAGTTGCCTTTTTACCCTAAGAGAACTCTCATGTTTGGGattagagtgggcttccctggtagctcagctgataaggaatccgcctgcaatacaggagactccagttcgattcctgggttgggaacatctgcaggagaagggatagcctacccactccagtattcttgcgtttcccttgtggttcagctggtaaagaatccacctgcaatgtgggagacctgggatcaatccctagtttgggaagatcccctggagaagggataggctacccactccagtattcttgggcttccctggtggctcaactggtaaagaatccgcctgcaatgcgggggacctgggtttcatccctcagttgggaagatcccctggagaaggaaaaggctacccactccagtactgtgtcCAGGGACTGTataatctgtggggttgcagagtcagacatgactgagcggctctCAGAGAGAGGTGTGATTGCTCTGTACAGTTGACCCCGTGCCGGGTGAATTTGCCGGGTCTGTCATTGCGTAGCGCAGTGCCTACCATATCGTAGATGCTCGGTGTTTTGAATTGGCTGCGTATCGGATTGCTGGATGCTTCAAAAATGTGTGGCTATTAAGAAGACAAACTTCTACTTTTGTGTTTAAAAAGCTTTATGTATAAAAGAAAtaggctacaaggatatattgtgcaacacagggaatacagccaacaCTTCATAATAACtacaaatggagtataatctgtaaaagttttgaatcactgtgttgtatatctgaaactaatataatgttgtaaatcaactatacttcaataaaacttttaagGGCTGTATTAATATTACATGTAGTAGGGAGCAGACTTATGATTgctgagggggagggggtggggaaggagggaatgGGAGTTTGGGGGTAGCGGGTGCAAGCTCttgtatatagaatggataaaccaacaacaaggtcctggacagcacagggcactatattcagtatcttgtgataaaccgcaatggaaaagaatgtaagaaAGAAGTACACATaggtatagctgaatcactttgctgtacagcagaaactgacacaacattgtgaatcagtcAGTCAGTATACTGCGTGTAAATTAGATGATTTTAATCTTATGCCACAGTTTCCTCTTTTCCTGAgatcattgtttatttttcttattttccctgCTTTTATCAAAGAGATACTCAGCAGATCATTATACACCTTTCCCTTCTGACCTGGCTTTCCTCTCAGAGCAAGTAGCTGCTGCCTGTGGATTTCAGGGTTTCCAAGCTGAAGCAGGTATCCTGAATTACTACCGATTAGACTCCACACTGGGGATCCATGTAGACAGATCTGAACTAGATCACTCCAGACCCCTGCTGTCATTCAGGTGAGTTGGGTCTAGGgattttgaattagtttttgtcatttcattccttttttataaagcatttttaagcttaaataaataaaagtgttaaattttttaaatgggtgaactCGATATCACTTATGGGCATCTTAGCAATGTACCATAAGTAAAATTAACATCGACCTTTTGGGTAATGACCaagttaaaattattatttctgtttaagATGCATGGATTCTGTCTTTTGTAATGAGAGGTATTGTGAGTGTCTGTGGAATAGATGAGTGGTAAAGGCCATAAGGCCAAGGGAGCGATCTTTCTGAAATAGAGGAGAAAGCACAGAAGCCCGAGTAGTTTACTCTGCTTGTCTCCCTGAATGTAAGTTTATATTTTTGCAAAGTGCTGCACCTGTATCTCCAGAGGAAAGTGCCTGAACAGAACCTTCTTAACtgccttatctttaaaatgaacagaaatgatAAATATCTAGTAAAGAAcccaaataactttttatttgcttgtttaattGCTTCAAACTCTATTTTACAGCAGTTCTGTGGTCTCTAATAGGTTTAAGTAGCAGACCATGGACTAGTCACTCACAAACAAAAACCAGAGAAGAAAGATCTTAGCGCACTTTAAAAAGGaggattggggcttccctggcagtccactggttaggacctGGTGCTTTCATTGCCATGGGCCTAAtctcgatccctgattggggaattaAGACCCCATGagccacacagcacacacacacaccccatccccACAGGAGTATTTGGAAGCAATAAGTATCAAGCTGAAATTAGAAAACTAGTGCAGTTGGCAGTTAACTTTCCCAACCGTGGCTAATAACAGAAACTTACTATTGTGTgttgttttactttttcatagCTTTGGACAGTCTGCCATCTTTCTCCTGGGTGGCCTCAAAAGAGACGAAGCCCCCACCCCCATGTTTATGCACAGTGGCGACATCATGGTAATGTCAGGTTTCAGCCGCCTGTTGAACCATGCAGTCCCGAGGGTCCTTCCCAGTCCAGAAGGGGAAAGCCTGCCTGGCTGCCTCAGGACGCCTCCCCCAGCTGACCTCCCCAGAGACTCGGTGGTAGAGCCCTGTTCTGGGGAGGACTGGCAGGTGTGCGCCAGCTACTTGAAAACTGCTCGTGTTAACATGACTGTCCGGCAGGTGCTGGCCATGGGTCAGGACTTCCCTTTGGAGCCCATGGAGGAGAATAAAAGAAACATCACCGCAGAAGGTTCCTGCCATCTGGATGATGACAATAGCCAAGTCAAACGAGCAAGGCTAAACCCTGACTGCTGAGACTCGGAGAACCCATTCTTGTGCTCCGGCAGGTTCTACAGGAAATGGCTGTGCTGTTTTTATTGCTATCGACGTTAGCACCAAGACAGGCCAGAAACAGAGGCAGGGAAAAACTCATCAGTGATCACACTGTTGCCTTAGAACCCATCCTGAAGAGGAAACTGATTAGCCACTTTGTTCAGAGAAGTGTTTGACATTGTCCAGTCCTGGTTAGGTTTTGGCAGTAATGTACGGAGAAATCCAAGAAGGTATGACCTTCCACAAGCGCCTTCTCAGTCTCGCCATCACCTTTGAGCAAGATAGAAGTGCATTTCCATGTCTCTGGAATCTTTAAATACCTCAAGTTTTGTTGATGGGAAACATTATTCTCCTTCCACCACCCTGTCTAGGGATTTGTGGTAAAATTGTGGTTCCATGAACCGACCATTAGTCTTACCTTAATTCTTCCAATCAATGTTGAATTCTTTGGACTCCTCTGGTCTTCACAGAAGAATCCTGTACACATAACTGGAAATCACATCTCCTAGGAAAGAGATTAATCCCAGCTGTGTCTCTTGCCTAAAAGGTGAACACACATAAACCCAAGGAAAGAGGAACAGTAGTTTCTCCAGATGTCTTTTGGGTCTGTAAACACTTCCGTTGGcttttaaatgcaattttaattGTTGGACTAAAAAAATCCTAAGGGTATTCTGTAACTGTTTTCTCTGTGAATAAACTTActcaattttaaattaaagatcTGTATCTGCGTTTGAGGGTGACTGTATCTGGGATTcgttttttcctattttcagttGCTGTATTGTTCATGCTATTGAAGCCCTGTAGCTGTTTCTGCCCTTAGTGTTCTTTGTAGCTGTCTCACAGGAGAGAATATTCCTTGACATTCTagtcacttttgttgttgttgttggattATAGACAGCATGGAAAATGCATGAAGCACTGAGTTTTAATCTGTGTACCCCCACTACTCAGTATATCCTGAGCCTTTAAGTTACCTTATgtttctctggacctcagtttcctcattcataaaatgaagataatgtttACTACCATCTTCCTAGATGGATGTTGCTGTGTCAAACAGTAATGGAAATTTAGTGCCCCTTTCTA includes these proteins:
- the ALKBH1 gene encoding nucleic acid dioxygenase ALKBH1 produces the protein MGKMAAAVGSVATLAVEPGEDAFRKLFRFYRQSRPGTADLEGVIDFSVSHAARGTGPGAPKVVKSQLNLCSVSDHDALRAGLQPVSKWQAHGLQGYPGFIFISNPFLPGYQWHWVKQCLKLYSRKPNVCNLDKHMTKEETQDLWEQSKEFLRCKEVNKRRPRSLLEKLRWVTLGYHYNWDNKRYSADHYTPFPSDLAFLSEQVAAACGFQGFQAEAGILNYYRLDSTLGIHVDRSELDHSRPLLSFSFGQSAIFLLGGLKRDEAPTPMFMHSGDIMVMSGFSRLLNHAVPRVLPSPEGESLPGCLRTPPPADLPRDSVVEPCSGEDWQVCASYLKTARVNMTVRQVLAMGQDFPLEPMEENKRNITAEGSCHLDDDNSQVKRARLNPDC